The following are encoded in a window of Brevibacillus ruminantium genomic DNA:
- a CDS encoding C40 family peptidase, whose translation MKLRNVLAGILLGGALAITGIVAPLPGNHEVAQAKWSQSRADHVISVGKRYLGTPYKFGSPSSTTRTFDCSSFVQRVYKVAVNKSLPRTSRAQATVGQTVSKSNLKKGDLIFFKASPTTKSKRITHVAIYAGNNKLLHTYGKPGVTFSTFKGTSWEKRVVTAKRVL comes from the coding sequence ATGAAACTTCGCAATGTACTGGCAGGAATTTTACTTGGGGGAGCACTCGCAATAACGGGAATTGTCGCCCCGCTGCCCGGCAACCATGAAGTAGCACAAGCCAAGTGGAGTCAATCCCGTGCCGATCACGTCATCAGTGTTGGTAAAAGATACCTCGGTACTCCGTATAAATTTGGTTCCCCGAGTAGCACGACTCGCACGTTTGACTGTTCTTCGTTTGTGCAGCGCGTCTACAAGGTAGCCGTCAACAAATCACTGCCGAGAACGTCCCGTGCTCAAGCCACGGTCGGGCAAACCGTTTCCAAAAGCAACTTGAAAAAGGGTGACCTGATCTTTTTCAAAGCGAGTCCGACCACGAAGTCTAAACGCATCACACACGTAGCGATTTACGCAGGAAATAACAAATTGCTGCATACCTACGGGAAACCGGGAGTAACGTTTTCGACCTTCAAAGGAACATCGTGGGAGAAAAGAGTCGTTACAGCCAAACGCGTGCTCTAA
- a CDS encoding ABC transporter permease has protein sequence MGAFLKQCLRIVLVLFGISTIAFFLIHLSGDPVLLMLPPEATQEEIDAFRHQMGFDRPLSEQYVHFLAQAVQGDFGHSLKFNQPSLDVVLERIPATLELTFYATLLSIIIAIPLGIYSAVNRNSLSENLVTITVFLGQSMPIFWTGIMLMLLFGVKLHWLPVSGRGTWAHLIMPAFTLAVWVAPTTLRIVRSSMLEVLQQDYIRTARSKGLAEKVVIYKHALKNAAIPIITVVGFQIGKLLGGAVVTETVFAWPGVGQLVVKAIYTADYPLVQACVVVLALIVATMNFSVDSMYRYLNPKIKSG, from the coding sequence GTGGGAGCATTTTTGAAGCAATGCTTGCGTATCGTTCTGGTATTGTTCGGGATCTCGACCATTGCTTTTTTTCTGATCCATCTATCGGGTGACCCGGTTCTTCTCATGCTGCCGCCAGAGGCGACACAGGAAGAAATTGATGCGTTTCGCCATCAGATGGGGTTTGACCGGCCGCTTTCTGAACAGTACGTTCACTTTTTGGCACAAGCGGTTCAAGGCGATTTTGGCCACTCGCTCAAATTCAATCAGCCTTCGCTCGATGTTGTCCTGGAACGCATACCAGCTACATTGGAGCTGACCTTTTACGCGACGCTGCTGAGTATTATCATCGCGATCCCTCTGGGAATCTACTCGGCGGTGAACCGCAACTCTCTATCGGAGAACCTCGTGACGATCACTGTTTTTCTGGGGCAATCGATGCCGATCTTCTGGACCGGGATCATGCTGATGCTCCTGTTCGGGGTAAAGCTCCATTGGCTTCCCGTATCCGGTAGAGGAACCTGGGCACATCTGATCATGCCTGCCTTTACACTGGCGGTCTGGGTGGCCCCCACGACGCTGCGGATTGTCCGCTCCAGCATGCTGGAGGTGTTGCAGCAGGATTATATTCGCACCGCACGTTCCAAAGGACTGGCGGAGAAAGTCGTCATCTACAAGCACGCTTTGAAAAACGCGGCGATCCCGATTATTACGGTTGTCGGCTTTCAAATCGGAAAGCTGCTTGGCGGAGCTGTCGTAACGGAAACCGTTTTCGCTTGGCCAGGCGTGGGCCAGTTGGTCGTCAAAGCGATCTATACGGCAGACTATCCGTTGGTCCAGGCTTGTGTCGTTGTTCTGGCCCTGATTGTCGCCACGATGAATTTTAGCGTGGATTCCATGTATCGCTACCTCAATCCGAAAATCAAATCTGGCTAA
- the trmB gene encoding tRNA (guanosine(46)-N7)-methyltransferase TrmB, whose protein sequence is MRLRNIPGAEQALREYPTFVDNPTEYKGRWSERFGNNNPIYIEIGCGKGRFINTLADRHPDVNFIAIELKAEVVLRAAQRTEKQTIPNLAFIQYNAALLPDLFGAEEVSRIYLNFSDPWPKSRHAKRRLTYASFLQTYKQVLKKHGEIHIKTDNENLFEFSLNQLSNERFQLRHITFDLHHSPLAEENVMTEYEERFSSRGQRIYRTEAIYQE, encoded by the coding sequence ATGCGACTGCGTAACATTCCAGGTGCAGAACAAGCACTGCGCGAATATCCCACTTTTGTGGACAACCCTACAGAGTATAAAGGAAGATGGTCAGAACGGTTCGGAAACAACAATCCGATTTATATTGAGATTGGCTGTGGAAAGGGTCGTTTTATCAATACACTGGCAGACCGGCATCCCGATGTGAATTTCATCGCCATTGAACTGAAGGCGGAGGTCGTGCTCCGTGCTGCTCAGCGGACGGAGAAACAAACCATCCCCAATCTTGCTTTTATTCAGTACAATGCCGCTCTTCTGCCTGATCTGTTCGGTGCAGAAGAAGTCTCCCGCATCTACCTGAATTTCAGTGATCCCTGGCCGAAAAGTCGTCATGCCAAACGACGTCTGACCTACGCCAGCTTCCTGCAAACGTATAAACAGGTATTGAAAAAGCACGGGGAGATTCACATCAAGACAGACAATGAGAATTTGTTTGAATTCTCTTTGAACCAGTTATCCAACGAGCGCTTCCAATTGCGCCATATCACCTTTGACCTGCACCATTCGCCGCTTGCGGAGGAGAATGTGATGACGGAGTACGAAGAGCGCTTCTCCTCTCGCGGTCAACGGATTTATCGAACAGAAGCGATTTATCAGGAGTAA
- the menC gene encoding o-succinylbenzoate synthase, which produces MKAEKIVLRKMSMTLKAPFQTSFGTQTVRDFYLVEVHTKDFIGYGEGVVSGEPLYSEETVGTAWHILEDFLIPMIMEKGEISHPDEVGELFAPIRRNNMAKSSIEGAYWDLYAKQQGISLAKALGGTKEKIEVGISLGIEADINDLFRNVEKYLEQGYRRMKIKIAPGKDVQVIRALRERFGNIPMMADANSAYTLKDVDILKQLDEFDLMMIEQPLAHDDIIDHATLQKQLKTPICLDESIHSYEDARKAIELGSTRIINMKVGRVGGLSEARRIHDLCQEKGVPLWCGGMLESGIGRAHNVAITTLPNFVLPGDTAGSSRYWQEDIISPEVEVAADGTITVPQAPGIGYTPVPELIEKYTTAVKVVTRG; this is translated from the coding sequence ATGAAAGCAGAAAAAATCGTCCTCCGGAAAATGAGCATGACATTGAAAGCGCCGTTCCAAACCAGTTTTGGGACACAGACCGTCCGAGATTTTTACCTGGTAGAGGTCCATACCAAGGACTTTATCGGCTACGGGGAGGGGGTCGTCTCCGGTGAACCGCTGTACAGCGAAGAGACGGTGGGAACGGCTTGGCATATCCTAGAGGACTTCCTGATTCCGATGATCATGGAAAAAGGAGAGATCAGCCATCCGGATGAAGTAGGCGAGCTCTTCGCGCCAATTCGTCGCAATAATATGGCAAAGTCTTCGATCGAGGGCGCCTACTGGGATTTGTATGCGAAGCAGCAAGGAATCTCTCTTGCCAAAGCGCTTGGCGGTACCAAAGAGAAGATTGAAGTCGGCATCAGTCTGGGGATTGAAGCAGATATCAACGATCTTTTCCGCAATGTTGAAAAGTATCTGGAGCAGGGCTATCGCCGGATGAAAATCAAGATTGCGCCGGGCAAAGATGTGCAGGTCATTCGCGCGCTGCGTGAACGTTTTGGCAATATCCCGATGATGGCTGATGCCAATTCGGCCTACACCTTAAAAGACGTAGATATTTTGAAGCAGCTCGACGAGTTTGACCTGATGATGATCGAGCAGCCGCTGGCCCATGATGACATTATTGACCATGCGACCCTGCAGAAGCAGTTGAAGACGCCGATCTGTCTGGATGAAAGCATTCACTCCTACGAGGATGCACGCAAGGCGATTGAACTGGGCAGCACGCGCATAATCAACATGAAGGTCGGACGCGTAGGCGGTCTGTCGGAAGCACGGCGCATCCACGACCTGTGCCAGGAAAAAGGAGTTCCGCTGTGGTGCGGAGGCATGCTGGAGTCCGGGATCGGCCGCGCACATAATGTGGCGATTACGACACTGCCGAATTTCGTACTCCCTGGGGATACGGCAGGCTCTTCCCGCTACTGGCAGGAGGATATCATCTCCCCTGAGGTGGAAGTGGCGGCAGACGGAACCATTACTGTACCGCAAGCTCCGGGCATTGGCTACACACCCGTACCGGAGTTGATTGAAAAATACACCACAGCCGTCAAGGTTGTGACGAGAGGGTAG
- a CDS encoding ABC transporter substrate-binding protein, with the protein MKKKWLSGLFAALLTVAVGLTGCSQSSSAPSGGKSELVVAFDADVPTMDPHMHNEPNAITTNWHIFDSLLFLSRDLKIEPGLAESYERKDDLTWIFKLRQGVTFHNGEEFNAEAVKFSLERVLDEKQKSSQRGNISAISAVNILDPYTVEIKTQEPYNLLPHRLFYLSIVPPKYVKEVGDQVFAEKPVGTGPYKLAEWVKGDKIVLEANEQYFKGAPKISKVTFRVIPEVATQIAELQSGGVDIIRMVPPDMLAQLEGNPQISVASTPLLRVYYIAFDTTKKPFDDVRVRQAMNHAVDIEKIMDKILGGKAVRTPAGVNPNHYGFDAGIQPYSFDPEKAKSLLAEAGYADGFETELHYFTPGIGQQITDAVISDLSKVGIKAKAKFYPESSSFVEKQRAGDLPFRLGHWGSYSVYDADAILQPMFDSKGVYGKYFNTPELDALINEARSSVDQDKRKELYSQAQQLLHKEAPWIFLFSPMDNQAYNNKLQFDARADERIYAYEIGLK; encoded by the coding sequence ATGAAGAAAAAATGGTTGTCTGGCCTGTTTGCGGCTCTTCTTACCGTCGCTGTTGGTTTGACGGGCTGTTCTCAATCTTCCTCCGCACCTTCAGGAGGTAAAAGCGAATTGGTAGTTGCTTTTGATGCGGATGTGCCTACTATGGACCCGCATATGCACAACGAACCGAATGCCATTACAACCAACTGGCATATCTTTGATTCGCTGCTCTTTCTGTCCCGCGATTTGAAAATCGAGCCGGGATTGGCTGAAAGCTACGAACGCAAGGATGATCTGACATGGATCTTCAAGCTGCGTCAGGGCGTCACTTTCCACAACGGTGAGGAATTCAACGCTGAGGCTGTGAAGTTTTCCCTGGAGCGCGTCCTGGATGAAAAACAGAAAAGCTCGCAACGCGGAAACATCAGCGCGATTTCGGCTGTGAACATCCTCGATCCGTACACGGTTGAAATCAAGACCCAGGAGCCGTACAATCTGCTCCCCCACCGCCTGTTCTATCTCAGTATCGTTCCGCCGAAATACGTGAAGGAAGTAGGCGATCAGGTATTCGCTGAAAAGCCGGTCGGTACAGGCCCCTACAAGCTGGCGGAATGGGTGAAGGGGGACAAGATCGTCCTGGAAGCCAACGAGCAGTATTTCAAAGGCGCTCCCAAGATCAGCAAAGTGACCTTCCGCGTCATCCCGGAGGTGGCGACGCAAATCGCCGAGCTGCAAAGCGGGGGAGTAGACATCATCCGCATGGTGCCGCCAGACATGCTGGCGCAGTTGGAGGGCAACCCGCAGATCTCTGTCGCTTCAACGCCGCTGCTGCGCGTCTACTACATCGCGTTTGATACCACGAAAAAACCGTTTGACGATGTACGTGTGAGACAGGCCATGAACCATGCAGTCGATATCGAGAAGATCATGGACAAAATCCTGGGAGGAAAGGCTGTCCGTACGCCAGCGGGTGTCAACCCGAACCACTACGGCTTTGATGCCGGCATCCAGCCGTACAGCTTTGATCCAGAAAAGGCCAAGTCTCTCTTGGCTGAGGCCGGCTACGCAGATGGTTTTGAAACCGAGCTTCACTACTTCACACCAGGAATCGGCCAACAGATTACGGATGCAGTCATCTCTGACTTGAGTAAAGTTGGCATTAAGGCAAAAGCAAAATTTTATCCGGAATCCAGTTCATTTGTAGAAAAACAACGTGCAGGCGATCTGCCTTTCCGCCTCGGACACTGGGGCAGTTATTCCGTGTACGATGCCGACGCGATTCTCCAGCCGATGTTTGACAGCAAAGGGGTATACGGCAAATACTTCAACACGCCGGAGCTGGACGCCCTGATCAATGAAGCGCGTTCGTCCGTCGATCAGGATAAGCGCAAAGAGCTCTACAGCCAAGCGCAGCAACTGCTTCACAAGGAAGCGCCGTGGATTTTCCTGTTCTCGCCGATGGACAACCAGGCGTACAACAACAAACTGCAGTTTGATGCCCGGGCGGATGAACGCATCTACGCCTATGAGATTGGGCTGAAGTAA
- a CDS encoding MurR/RpiR family transcriptional regulator, with the protein MSFEQLVKDSFSQLSSGQKKVAEYLLENIEKVAFYTAVQIGREADVSETTVIRFAYALGFRGFSEMQAAIQRYVLESNSSRFADPSPETGEEANIFTRAIERDIMILRQTLHQLNQQDVWKAVDWLLEADQVLIVGYRASYAAAHWFSFMLSMVRKNVLIVPFSGETEERIVSLTDKSVVVVISFPRYTKETIRVAETCKRAGAKIISATDRLLSPVSRISDITFTTEINIESGHYSIASVINLLYLLLAGIEARHNMHTQTRMKQLEQLYSYWNIFEE; encoded by the coding sequence ATGTCGTTTGAACAACTTGTGAAAGATTCCTTTTCCCAATTGTCCTCAGGCCAAAAGAAAGTAGCTGAGTATTTGCTGGAGAACATCGAAAAGGTGGCGTTTTATACGGCCGTGCAAATCGGACGTGAAGCAGATGTCAGTGAGACGACGGTAATCCGTTTTGCCTACGCACTGGGATTCAGGGGTTTCTCTGAAATGCAGGCCGCTATTCAGCGGTACGTTCTGGAGAGCAATTCCTCCCGCTTTGCTGACCCGTCCCCTGAAACCGGGGAGGAGGCCAATATTTTTACCAGGGCGATCGAGCGGGATATCATGATTCTCCGGCAAACGCTGCATCAGCTCAATCAGCAGGATGTGTGGAAAGCCGTAGATTGGCTTTTGGAGGCAGATCAGGTCTTGATCGTTGGCTACCGAGCTTCCTATGCCGCCGCTCATTGGTTCAGCTTTATGCTCAGCATGGTCCGAAAAAATGTGCTGATCGTCCCGTTTAGCGGAGAAACGGAAGAGAGAATCGTCAGTCTGACAGACAAGTCTGTCGTCGTGGTCATTTCTTTTCCCCGCTATACCAAAGAGACGATACGAGTGGCAGAAACCTGCAAGCGGGCAGGGGCGAAGATCATCTCCGCGACGGACAGGCTCCTCTCGCCCGTCAGCCGCATTTCAGATATCACCTTTACCACTGAGATCAATATCGAATCCGGGCACTATTCGATCGCTTCCGTGATCAATCTGCTGTATCTGCTGCTCGCCGGTATTGAAGCAAGACACAACATGCATACCCAAACGAGAATGAAACAGTTGGAGCAGCTCTATTCCTACTGGAACATTTTCGAAGAATAA
- a CDS encoding M20 peptidase aminoacylase family protein, translated as MSVKAVCDYLKERQDEIIRTYEELHLLAEPSWQEEKTSQYLANRLKEAGLTVKTYPDHFGLTVDIEGEEKEIVGLRADMDALVQEVNGVVKPNHSCGHDGHSTMVLYAALAFAATGIRPKKSVRFLFQPAEEKVGGALQMLKDGALDGVSMLFGVHVRPVMELANGTAAPAIIHGASASVHGSISGLQAHASRPERGRNVIETAAVLVQSLQNIRLQAGCSFSVKMTQLTAGGETSNVIPDKATFKLDLRAQSNEGMKELQEKLGHVIDHVSTLMGTPIEWKIPGEVPAAILNEQAEGLMREAIAQVLGAENVEQPCVSPGGEDFHFYTYHKPELAGTMLGLGCGLAPGLHHPEMSFDTKALTAGAQILATALLYAASGKDV; from the coding sequence ATGAGTGTAAAAGCGGTTTGTGACTATCTGAAAGAGCGCCAGGATGAAATCATCCGAACCTACGAAGAACTCCACCTGTTGGCTGAACCGAGCTGGCAGGAGGAGAAAACTTCGCAGTATTTGGCCAACCGGCTCAAAGAAGCCGGTCTTACCGTGAAGACATATCCCGACCATTTTGGGTTGACAGTGGATATCGAGGGAGAAGAGAAAGAGATCGTCGGCCTGCGAGCTGATATGGATGCCCTGGTGCAGGAAGTAAACGGCGTGGTGAAACCAAACCACTCCTGCGGGCACGACGGACATAGCACGATGGTGCTGTATGCCGCATTGGCTTTTGCCGCCACAGGCATACGTCCGAAAAAGAGCGTCCGCTTTTTGTTCCAGCCTGCAGAGGAAAAGGTCGGCGGTGCCCTGCAAATGCTCAAGGATGGTGCTTTAGATGGTGTGAGCATGCTGTTTGGTGTTCATGTGCGTCCCGTGATGGAGCTGGCCAACGGCACCGCAGCTCCCGCCATCATCCACGGTGCGAGCGCTTCTGTCCACGGCTCGATCTCCGGTTTGCAGGCGCATGCGTCGCGGCCGGAGAGAGGGAGGAACGTCATCGAGACGGCTGCCGTTCTGGTTCAGTCTCTGCAAAACATCCGTTTGCAGGCAGGCTGCTCCTTCTCCGTGAAAATGACACAATTGACAGCCGGCGGTGAAACCTCCAATGTCATCCCGGACAAGGCCACCTTCAAGCTGGATCTGCGCGCCCAGTCCAACGAGGGCATGAAGGAGCTGCAGGAGAAGCTGGGGCACGTGATCGACCATGTATCGACCTTGATGGGAACGCCAATCGAGTGGAAAATCCCCGGTGAGGTTCCGGCCGCCATCCTAAACGAGCAGGCGGAAGGGCTGATGCGTGAAGCTATCGCACAGGTACTGGGAGCGGAGAATGTGGAGCAGCCTTGTGTCTCACCGGGCGGAGAGGATTTCCACTTTTACACGTATCACAAGCCAGAGCTGGCCGGGACGATGCTGGGGCTCGGCTGCGGACTGGCGCCCGGCTTGCACCATCCGGAGATGTCCTTTGACACGAAAGCATTAACTGCAGGCGCACAGATTCTGGCGACAGCCCTGCTTTACGCTGCATCAGGAAAGGACGTGTAA
- a CDS encoding ABC transporter ATP-binding protein, translated as MEPILQVKDLHISFRGEDGEIHPVRGIDFRVHPGETLGIVGESGCGKSVTSLSIMGLLPKGIGRISKGQILFQDKNITDMTQTELQKIRGNEIAMIFQEPMTSLNPVYTVGEQLGEQIRLHLGLGKREARDKAIEMLRTVGIPRAEEIVKEYPHQLSGGMRQRVMIAMAMSCDPKVLIADEPTTALDVTIQAQILDLMRSLKEEQGTSIIFITHDLGVVAEMCDRVVVMYAGQVIEEAPVRELFRNPQHPYTKGLIASIPSLDQQQRRLYSIRGTVPHPSAMPTGCRFAPRCDFVQEACRENPPLMGVSDAHQVRCWLAEKGGADHGGSVAAGT; from the coding sequence ATGGAACCGATCCTTCAGGTAAAGGATTTGCACATCTCCTTTCGGGGGGAAGACGGGGAGATTCATCCGGTCAGAGGCATTGATTTTCGCGTTCATCCCGGAGAGACATTGGGGATCGTCGGAGAGTCGGGCTGCGGAAAAAGTGTCACCTCCTTGTCGATCATGGGATTGTTGCCCAAAGGGATCGGTCGGATCAGCAAAGGACAGATCCTGTTTCAAGATAAAAACATCACAGACATGACGCAGACAGAATTGCAAAAAATTCGCGGCAATGAAATCGCGATGATCTTTCAGGAACCGATGACTTCTCTGAATCCCGTCTATACGGTGGGCGAGCAGTTGGGCGAGCAAATTCGTCTGCATCTGGGCCTGGGCAAACGGGAGGCGCGGGATAAAGCGATTGAGATGCTGCGGACGGTTGGTATCCCGCGTGCGGAAGAAATCGTGAAAGAGTACCCGCACCAGCTCTCCGGCGGGATGCGTCAGCGCGTCATGATCGCTATGGCCATGTCTTGTGATCCCAAAGTGCTGATCGCAGACGAGCCGACGACTGCCCTGGACGTGACCATCCAGGCACAAATTCTCGATCTGATGCGAAGCCTGAAGGAAGAGCAGGGGACTTCCATTATTTTTATTACGCATGACCTGGGCGTCGTGGCAGAAATGTGCGACCGTGTCGTGGTGATGTACGCCGGGCAAGTGATCGAAGAAGCACCTGTGCGGGAGCTGTTTCGTAACCCGCAGCATCCCTACACAAAAGGCTTGATTGCCTCGATTCCTTCATTGGATCAGCAACAGCGGCGGCTGTACTCGATCCGGGGAACCGTGCCGCATCCATCTGCGATGCCGACCGGATGCAGGTTTGCCCCGCGCTGCGATTTTGTGCAGGAGGCATGCAGAGAGAATCCGCCGCTCATGGGAGTAAGTGATGCCCACCAGGTACGTTGCTGGCTGGCGGAGAAAGGAGGAGCCGATCATGGCGGAAGCGTTGCTGCAGGTACGTGA
- a CDS encoding ABC transporter permease, whose translation MSNAGLQTAAPPVAETPKPAVPEWKRKYRKFVKNPIGIIGLAMVLLITLISIAAPLLTSHNPIEVNLEKKLLPPVWQENGSWEHWLGTDDVGRDVWARLVYGSRVSLSVGFFAVVISLTLGTAVGILAGYFRGKTDFAISTVIDIMMAFPFILLALATIAVMGPSLLNMILVLGLTDWTQYARLVRGEVIGLREQEFVQAGYALGSRHWRIIWRHLLPNCLPSVIVLATLAMARAILMESSLSFLGLGVSSPTPSWGFMMSTGRPYIATAWWLATLPGIAILITVLGINLAGDRIRDMLDPKVD comes from the coding sequence ATGAGTAATGCAGGGCTGCAAACCGCTGCACCACCGGTGGCGGAAACTCCGAAACCGGCCGTTCCCGAATGGAAGCGCAAGTACCGCAAATTTGTCAAAAACCCGATTGGTATCATCGGCCTGGCGATGGTTCTGCTGATCACGCTGATCTCGATCGCAGCCCCCCTATTGACCAGCCATAATCCCATTGAGGTAAACTTGGAGAAGAAGCTGCTGCCGCCAGTCTGGCAGGAAAATGGCTCGTGGGAGCACTGGCTGGGAACAGATGACGTCGGAAGGGATGTCTGGGCGCGACTCGTATACGGGTCTCGTGTCTCCCTGTCGGTTGGATTTTTCGCCGTCGTCATCTCTCTTACCCTGGGCACAGCCGTAGGGATACTGGCCGGCTATTTTCGCGGAAAGACTGACTTTGCCATCTCCACGGTGATTGACATCATGATGGCCTTTCCCTTTATTCTCCTGGCACTGGCGACGATCGCCGTGATGGGGCCCAGTCTGCTCAATATGATTCTCGTGCTTGGCCTGACAGACTGGACACAGTATGCACGGCTGGTTCGCGGAGAAGTGATCGGTCTTCGGGAGCAGGAGTTCGTGCAGGCAGGGTATGCACTGGGGAGCAGGCATTGGCGCATCATTTGGCGACATCTGCTGCCGAACTGTCTGCCGTCTGTCATCGTCCTTGCGACGCTGGCGATGGCTCGGGCGATCCTGATGGAATCTTCACTCAGCTTTCTCGGGCTGGGGGTCAGCTCTCCCACTCCGAGCTGGGGCTTCATGATGAGCACGGGCAGGCCGTACATCGCCACAGCATGGTGGCTGGCGACCTTGCCGGGTATCGCCATCCTGATTACTGTTCTCGGCATCAATCTGGCCGGGGACCGAATCCGTGACATGCTTGATCCGAAAGTTGACTAA
- a CDS encoding L,D-transpeptidase family protein, which produces MTKVQFLQEKSSYHITYPDRTDLSFYRWFTENHPDLAVGWYHLGAEWERQGKEEQALQAYRKALHLPADEFAEKTRDAYQELLRKRRKQTWRKASRLLLASLLFLYSLVFSPSPLSEPEGAAPQAIAPESLQRPHVEVIAVPGNLDSQQLRRQVEAYAASRRPSLQQPYTVVVVPEVSGAPLFAPLLFYRPVELRGLLRYDPVSRTVLSDLWFEQPCACQDKPAVQTALAALAEEQQTLEQVLTLRNALYRTHQRIGYLPDSLAQLAGPYPVNTLAEIPVPPPESGLASWAYYPAFFRPESAWESLKEVVPLQGYPEPFVPLQPLQVHVHKATHTMTLTSGPHIVRRYPIGIGRNGSTPEGYFSIEKKINQPQGHDNIYGTRGLVFQADGYAIHGTNQPESIGESMSLGCIRLHNPDVEELYSFAATGTEVVISNKTPPVPQWVNPAANVLPARPDEETPGITYRWLH; this is translated from the coding sequence GTGACCAAGGTTCAGTTTCTTCAGGAAAAAAGTTCATACCACATCACCTATCCAGATCGAACCGACCTTTCCTTTTACCGCTGGTTTACGGAGAACCATCCTGATCTGGCTGTCGGTTGGTATCATCTCGGCGCGGAATGGGAACGGCAGGGCAAAGAAGAGCAGGCGCTCCAGGCATACCGTAAAGCTCTGCACCTCCCCGCAGATGAATTCGCCGAGAAGACGCGAGATGCTTACCAAGAGCTGTTGCGCAAGCGAAGGAAACAGACGTGGAGAAAAGCAAGTCGGCTGTTGCTGGCTTCCCTGCTTTTTCTGTACAGTCTTGTTTTCTCACCCAGCCCGCTAAGCGAACCTGAGGGAGCAGCACCCCAGGCGATTGCGCCCGAATCGTTGCAGCGGCCTCATGTAGAAGTCATTGCGGTGCCTGGGAACCTGGACAGTCAGCAGCTGCGACGGCAGGTGGAAGCCTACGCGGCGTCCAGACGTCCCTCGCTGCAGCAGCCCTATACGGTGGTGGTCGTGCCGGAGGTATCAGGTGCACCGTTGTTTGCCCCGCTCCTCTTTTATCGACCTGTTGAATTGCGCGGCCTTCTGCGCTACGATCCCGTAAGCCGTACCGTGCTTAGTGATCTCTGGTTTGAGCAGCCCTGCGCCTGTCAGGACAAGCCAGCCGTCCAAACAGCCTTGGCCGCCTTGGCAGAGGAGCAGCAGACGCTGGAACAGGTTCTCACCCTGCGCAACGCCTTGTACCGAACACATCAGCGCATCGGCTATCTGCCGGATTCGCTTGCGCAGTTAGCCGGTCCCTATCCAGTCAACACGCTGGCAGAGATTCCGGTGCCGCCCCCTGAGAGCGGACTGGCAAGCTGGGCATACTATCCTGCCTTCTTCCGTCCCGAATCGGCATGGGAGAGCCTGAAAGAGGTTGTCCCGCTCCAGGGGTATCCAGAGCCTTTTGTCCCGCTCCAACCTTTGCAGGTTCATGTTCACAAAGCGACACATACGATGACGCTTACCAGCGGTCCTCATATCGTCAGACGATATCCCATTGGAATCGGGCGGAACGGCAGCACCCCGGAAGGCTACTTTTCTATCGAGAAAAAGATCAATCAGCCCCAGGGCCATGACAATATCTACGGAACACGCGGACTCGTCTTTCAAGCGGACGGCTACGCCATACATGGTACCAATCAGCCCGAGAGCATCGGAGAGTCCATGTCTCTTGGCTGTATTCGCTTGCACAATCCGGATGTCGAAGAGCTGTACTCTTTCGCCGCAACAGGGACAGAAGTCGTGATCTCCAATAAAACGCCGCCTGTTCCCCAATGGGTCAATCCGGCCGCCAATGTGCTGCCTGCCCGACCGGATGAGGAAACTCCGGGGATTACCTATCGCTGGCTTCACTGA